A stretch of Schistocerca cancellata isolate TAMUIC-IGC-003103 chromosome 3, iqSchCanc2.1, whole genome shotgun sequence DNA encodes these proteins:
- the LOC126176421 gene encoding prolactin-releasing peptide receptor-like, which produces MESDIINNQVVQALFCVLYTSIFALGIMGNVLVCYVVGRNRAMQTVTNLFIGNLATSDILLCVLCVPFTPLYTFLGTWVFGSALCRVVAFAQGTSVYTSTLTLTSIAVDRFFVIVYPLKPRMKLSTCVAIICCIWLLSVVLTIPYGIYTVLRSDRRAFYCEEYWPTERARQVYGALTATVQFALPFLVVTFCYVRVSVKLGDRARSKPGSKNSRREEADRERKRRTNRMLIAMVTIFGVSWMPLTVLNLTNDVYMSTGRWEYFNLCFFVVHALAMSSTCYNPFLYAWLNDNFRKEFEQVLPCFGQQTADGDVTNGPGGGGAGGKALLPRRPELVADVPLKSQQGPGVTSVASTANVIYSSRDEEVQLQMEGAFVDVQAENNFLTGVL; this is translated from the coding sequence ATGGAGAGCGACATTATAAACAACCAGGTGGTCCAGGCGCTCTTCTGCGTCCTCTACACCAGCATATTCGCGCTGGGCATCATGGGCAACGTGCTGGTGTGCTACGTGGTGGGCCGCAATCGCGCCATGCAGACCGTCACCAACTTGTTCATCGGGAACCTGGCCACGTCGGACATCCTGCTGTGCGTCCTCTGCGTGCCCTTCACGCCACTCTACACCTTCCTCGGCACGTGGGTCTTCGGCAGCGCTCTGTGCCGCGTCGTAGCCTTCGCCCAGGGGACCAGCGTCTACACGTCCACGCTGACGCTGACCTCGATCGCCGTGGACCGCTTCTTCGTGATCGTGTACCCTCTCAAGCCGCGCATGAAGCTGTCCACGTGCGTGGCCATCATCTGCTGCATCTGGCTGCTGTCGGTGGTGCTGACCATCCCGTACGGCATCTACACGGTGCTGCGTTCGGACCGGCGCGCCTTCTACTGCGAAGAGTACTGGCCGACGGAGCGCGCGCGACAGGTCTACGGCGCACTGACCGCCACGGTGCAGTTCGCGCTGCCCTTCCTCGTGGTCACCTTCTGCTACGTGCGCGTCTCCGTCAAGCTCGGCGACCGCGCCAGGAGCAAACCCGGAAGTAAGAATTCGCGGCGCGAGGAGGCGGACCGCGAGCGCAAGCGGCGCACGAACCGCATGCTCATCGCCATGGTCACCATCTTCGGCGTCTCCTGGATGCCACTCACCGTGCTCAACCTCACTAACGACGTGTACATGTCGACCGGCCGCTGGGAGTACTTCAACCTGTGCTTCTTCGTGGTGCACGCCCTCGCCATGAGCTCCACCTGCTACAACCCCTTCCTGTACGCCTGGCTCAACGACAACTTCCGCAAGGAGTTCGAGCAGGTGTTGCCCTGCTTCGGCCAACAGACGGCGGACGGTGACGTCACTAACGGCCCCGGTGGGGGCGGAGCTGGTGGGAAAGCGCTGCTGCCGCGGCGGCCGGAACTCGTCGCCGACGTTCCTCTGAAGAGCCAGCAGGGACCTGGGGTGACGTCAGTGGCGTCCACGGCGAATGTCATATACTCTAGTCGCGACGAGGAGGTGCAGCTCCAGATGGAAGGCGCCTTCGTTGACGTCCAGGCGGAGAACAACTTCCTTACCGGAGTCCTGTAG